From a single Dysidea avara chromosome 14, odDysAvar1.4, whole genome shotgun sequence genomic region:
- the LOC136244110 gene encoding uncharacterized protein has product MSENLDRLKTVRGSHRGVVTKLTKETDTLAATEPLTTEQIDRLTVIRQQLNAKEQTLQTLNRDILNLCSLEEIETEVNDAETVVAKIMDYKSVVVASPPGAVAKTRLPKLSLAKFKGDVTAWVSFWDSFKSAVHENNEISKIDKFIYLHSLLEGAAALTIQGLSLTEANYDSAIELLKRFGNTKQIIATHMEEIFRLPACIGDRAQPLRRLYDKMMVHIRGLKSLGIETTQYGSVLIPVLMSKLPDGVRLRVARENREETWEINHLMSTILIEVEAREISEGARILSQKSVVHSKTHVGGFNPTANSLVTNNYTVKCVYCGEAHYSASCKKVVSVKDRKEVLIRMGRCFVCLKSNHRAHDCESHRNCRYCHRRHHQSLCEPQTTNQRDHNVEQVTPVEDTTANTINTVKSGQLVLLQTARAEATNGSETSIENVRILFDNGSQRSYITDSLKTRLGLSPIRKEKLNLNTFGDSKFKTQNCDVVTVYLQKPGSENLYCINALSFPTKCAALPSPVDLSAYPVLNELGLADCQVSPDQNHIDILVGSDFYWSLVTGEIIRTERGLIAVCSTLGWLISGPAETAVTEELAHTHSNLAISYFNESSSSESHDDQLVTALKKFWEVETLGIECIENAPSDDIFLQGLKFKGNRYEVGLPWIGDHVKLSDNRDPCFSRLKLLHKRLLKNPDILREYDCVIQDQLERGIIESIPMQQTNKEKGSIHYMPHHPVIRKGRSTTKVRIVYDGSAKSKESGLSLNDCLQTGPNLIPRLFDVMVRFCSHLIALTADIEKALLMIGTSESDRDMLRFLWFKDPHREDSEVVQFRFTRLVFGLRPSPAILGAVIAHHTH; this is encoded by the exons ATGAGTGAAAACTTGGATCGATTGAAGACCGTTAGAGGATCACACCGTGGAGTCGTAACGAAGCTAACTAAAGAAACCGACACTCTAGCGGCCACAGAACCACTAACCACTGAACAGATCGACCGTTTAACCGTGATACGACAACAGTTAAATGCTAAGGAACAGACATTACAGACTCTTAATCGTGATATCTTGAACCTGTGTTCATTGGAAGAAATTGAAACAGAGGTAAATGACGCTGAAACTGTGGTAGCCAAGATAATGGACTATAAGT CTGTTGTTGTTGCATCACCACCTGGAGCTGTTGCAAAAACGCGTCTACCCAAATTGAGTTTGGCCAAGTTCAAAGGTGATGTCACTGCGTGGGTATCCTTTTGGGATTCATTTAAGTCTGCAGTTCACGAAAACAACGAAATATCAAAAATTGACAAGTTCATTTACCTGCATTCTTTGCTTGAGGGTGCTGCTGCCTTAACCATTCAAGGGCTCAGTCTAACAGAAGCCAACTATGACTCAGCTATAGAATTATTGAAGAGATTTGGCAACACTAAACAGATTATTGCTACCCATATGGAAGAAATCTTCAGACTTCCTGCTTGTATTGGAGATCGTGCCCAGCCTTTGAGACGGTTATATGACAAGATGATGGTTCACATACGTGGGTTGAAATCCCTGGGCATTGAGACTACCCAGTATGGCAGTGTGCTCATTCCTGTCCTCATGTCCAAACTACCAGATGGAGTACGTCTAAGAGTGGCTAGAGAGAATCGAGAGGAAACCTGGGAGATTAATCACCTGATGAGCACTATTCTTATAGAAGTTGAAGCCAGGGAAATTAGTGAAGGGGCCAGAATCTTATCACAGAAGAGTGTTGTTCACTCTAAGACACATGTTGGTGGCTTTAATCCTACTGCTAACTCTTTAGTAACTAATAACTACACTGTCAAATGTGTGTATTGTGGTGAGGCACATTACTCAGCTTCATGTAAGAAGGTAGTCAGTGTGAAAGATCGTAAGGAAGTCTTAATAAGAATGGGGAGATGCTTTGTTTGTTTGAAGTCTAATCATAGGGCTCATGACTGTGAATCTCACAGAAATTGTCGTTATTGTCATCGTAGACACCACCAGTCCTTGTGTGAACCACAAACAACAAACCAACGTGACCATAATGTGGAACAGGTTACACCAGTTGAAGACACCACTGCTAATACTATTAACACTGTGAAGAGCGGGCAATTGGTTTTACTACAGACCGCACGGGCTGAAGCTACTAATGGAAGTGAAACCAGCATTGAGAATGTGAGGATACTCTTTGATAATGGTAGCCAACGCTCCTACATCACAGACTCATTGAAGACAAGACTTGGACTGTCACCCATCAGAAAGGAGAAGCTCAACCTCAACACCTTCGGTGATAGTAAGTTTAAAACACAGAATTGTGATGTTGTTACAGTGTATTTGCAGAAACCTGGGAGTGAGaacttgtattgtattaatgcattAAGCTTTCCAACTAAATGCGCTGCACTACCCAGTCCTGTTGACCTTAGTGCTTACCCCGTGTTGAATGAGCTCGGATTGGCTGATTGCCAGGTCTCACCAGATCAGAACCACATTGACATTCTCGTAGGCTCAGACTTCTATTGGTCCCTTGTGACAGGGGAGATTATTCGTACTGAAAGAGGACTTATAGCTGTTTGTAGTACATTGGGCTGGCTTATATCAGGACCTGCTGAGACTGCTGTTACTGAGGAATTGGCCCATACTCATTCCAATCTTGCTATTAGTTATTTTAATGAATCGAGTTCTTCTGAATCCCATGATGACCAACTTGTTACTGCTCTTAAGAAATTTTGGGAAGTTGAGACTCTTGGTATTGAATGTATTGAGAATGCCCCTTCAGATGACATTTTTCTACAAGGGTTGAAATTTAAGGGCAATCGCTATGAGGTAGGCTTACCTTGGATAGGGGACCATGTTAAGCTTTCTGATAATCGTGATCCTTGTTTTAGTCGTTTGAAATTACTTCATAAAAGATTGCTTAAGAATCCTGACATTCTTCGTGAATATGATTGTGTTATACAAGATCAGTTAGAAAGGGGTATAATTGAGAGTATTCCCATGCAACAAACTAACAAGGAGAAGGGTTCTATTCATTACATGCCCCACCATCCTGTTATACGGAAGGGGCGGAGCACTACTAAGGTCAGAATAGTATATGATGGGTCTGCCAAATCAAAAGAGTCTGGATTATCTTTGAATGATTGCTTACAAACAGGGCCTAACCTTATTCCCAGATTATTTGACGTTATGGTACGATTTTGTAGTCATTTGATAGCATTAACTGCAGATATAGAGAAGGCCTTGCTCATGATTGGCACTAGTGAGTCTGACAGAGACATGTTGCGTTTTCTTTGGTTCAAGGACCCTCACCGTGAAGATAGTGAAGTTGTTCAATTTAGATTTACCCGTTTAGTTTTTGGGCTGCGACCATCACCAGCCATTCTAGGAGCTGTAATTGCTCACCACACTCATTAG
- the LOC136244111 gene encoding uncharacterized protein has product MEYQIIQEIWEVESLGIVPLDEGSTSNQFPPRISFEDNQYSVSLPWRLDHPVVPSHLSLCEGRLKSLLHRLQWNPEVLLEYDKILKDQLKASIIETVDPESVQGAARASDNLPVHYLPHHGVVRQSSQTTKLRIVYDGSACGLGDQYSLNDCLETGPNSIPKLFSILIQFRWHRVAISADIEKAFLMAGVDPPDRECLRFLWAKDPFKQPYELVHFQFTRYCSQYPEAVKKLRDCFYVDDLITGVPDVNTALEFCVQSKLIIKEAGMNLRKWNSNSPDLLVKLQLAMESEQSASGSCKTLVEEDETYAKFMTGHNVSQPSGDPAKILGVAWDSRNDAFTFDFTEIAELADSTEITKRSILRLTAKLFDPLGFVSPLVIQLKILFQDLCIGEADWDAPLSGEMSLKWKKLTGSVGLLNRVAVPRCYFEFKSNRQTSQLHGFCDASERAFAAVVYLRSVCEDGSVEVSLVASKTRVSPKKQQSIPRLELLGALVLSRLANRDINPADIPSRGLSSEKLADNKMWWKGPEFLQLSDEQWPRSEVFPSSEITEEEVIKNPKGLIHVLLSASEFKCSSVDEVIDCTRNRHTETSLRSCGNCLNAEDLNAAEAHWVRSIQAKSFTDELCYLNSSCKVTRTPPVRVSQFGLFLDELGQIRCQGRISNSSVSLGSKNPILLPSSHPWVTLLIRYVHQLIKHSGTADTLSTIRERYWILKGRQVVKKILRGCVVCNKLEGVPVPPPDLPSERTSEDPPFSHTGIDFAGPLYVKGDDESDKAYVCLFTCTSTRAVHLELTPDLSVSSFLLLFRRFVGRRGLPVTLISDNAKTFKRSSKHILKIARSNEVIRFLDDSDGIVGCLTPSHLLNGRRIAAMSNSAHFEVVITYQSLTFKLKHHRHLLDQFLKQWRRDYLLNLRESHSLKAKSGGHELIQVGDVVVLKNDTSKHIFWRLAVVNELLKGSDGKVRAAVVKLGNPRGGHKLLRRSVKHLFPIEVHHSEVIQQQQLNQDSDSSDNSSNSRPDSEVTQQQQLNQDSDSSDTSSNSQPDVSSISQPDASNVRCFQCFSI; this is encoded by the exons ATGGAGTACCAAATAATCCAAG AAATTTGGGAGGTCGAATCCCTTGGAATTGTTCCATTAGATGAAGGCTCAACCTCCAATCAATTTCCTCCAAGAATTTCATTCGAGGACAATCAATATTCAGTTAGTCTGCCATGGAGGTTAGATCATCCAGTAGTTCCTAGTCATTTATCTCTATGTGAAGGTCGATTGAAGAGTTTGTTACATAGACTTCAGTGGAATCCGGAAGTTTTGTTGGAATATGATAAAATTTTGAAAGATCAATTGAAAGCCAGTATTATCGAGACTGTAGACCCGGAATCAGTACAGGGAGCTGCTAGAGCCAGTGATAATCTTCCAGTTCATTATCTGCCGCATCATGGTGTAGTGCGTCAGAGTAGTCAGACCACAAAACTAAGAATTGTATACGATGGATCTGCTTGTGGCTTGGGAGATCAATACTCCCTTAATGATTGTTTAGAAACTGGTCCTAACAGTATTCCAAAGTTGTTCAGCATTTTGATACAGTTTAGATGGCACAGAGTAGCAATCAGTGCCGATATAGAAAAGGCGTTCCTGATGGCAGGTGTTGATCCTCCTGATCGAGAATGCCTTCGTTTTTTATGGGCCAAGGATCCATTTAAGCAGCCATATGAGTTAGTTCATTTTCAATTTACCCG ATATTGTTCTCAGTACCCTGAAGCTGTGAAGAAGTTGAGAGACTGCTTCTATGTTGATGATTTAATTACTGGAGTGCCTGACGTTAACACTGCATTGGAATTTTGTGTACAATCGAAGCTGATCATCAAGGAAGCAGGAATGAACCTGCGCAAATGGAATTCCAATTCACCCGACTTGCTGGTGAAGCTCCAGTTGGCAATGGAATCGGAACAGAGTGCTAGTGGTTCTTGTAAGACTCTAGTTGAAGAAGATGAGACTTATGCCAAGTTTATGACTGGCCATAATGTTTCACAACCATCGGGAGACCCTGCCAAAATTCTTGGAGTAGCTTGGGACTCAAGGAATGATGCCTTTACCTTTGATTTTACTGAGATAGCGGAACTTGCTGACTCCACTGAAATAACAAAGAGATCCATTTTAAGGCTTACTGCCAAACTCTTTGATCCTCTTGGATTTGTTAGCCCACTTGTGATTCAGTTGAAGATCCTCTTTCAAGACCTGTGCATTGGTGAAGCAGACTGGGATGCCCCGTTGTCTGGCGAAATGTCGCTGAAATGGAAGAAGCTTACTGGCAGTGTTGGTCTTCTGAATAGAGTAGCTGTTCCGAGGTGTTATTTTGAATTTAAGTCAAATAGACAAACTTCCCAACTGCATGGTTTTTGTGATGCATCTGAGAGAGCCTTTGCGGCAGTGGTGTATTTAAGATCTGTATGTGAGGATGGAAGCGTTGAAGTCAGCTTGGTGGCATCCAAAACTCGTGTCTCTCCTAAGAAACAACAGAGTATCCCACGATTGGAGTTGCTTGGAGCTCTTGTATTAAGTCGCCTTGCAAACA GAGACATTAACCCAGCTGATATTCCATCAAGAGGGCTGAGTAGTGAGAAATTAGCAGACAACAAGATGTGGTGGAAGGGTCCTGAATTTTTACAATTGTCAGATGAACAATGGCCAAGAAGTGAAGTTTTCCCCTCAAGTGAGATTACTGAAGAAGAAGTGATCAAGAATCCAAAGGGCCTTATACATGTTCTTTTAAGTGCAAGTGAATTCAAGTGTAGCAGTGTGGATGAGGTAATTGATTGCACAAG GAACCGTCATACAGAAACCTCACTTCGCTCTTGTGGTAACTGTTTGAATGCGGAGGATTTAAATGCTGCAGAGGCACATTGGGTACGGTCTATTCAAGCCAAATCATTCACAGATGAATTGTGCTACCTCAACTCAAGTTGCAAGGTGACTCGTACACCccctgttagagtatctcaatttggTTTGTTTCTCGATGAGTTGGGACAGATCCGATGTCAAGGAAGAATAAGTAATTCCTCGGTTAGCTTAGGCAGTAAGAATCCTATTTTGTTGCCGTCATCTCATCCCTGGGTAACGCTGTTGATTCGGTATGTACATCAACTCATCAAGCATAGCGGAACTGCTGATACCTTATCAACAATTCGAGAAAGGTACTGGATTCTTAAGGGTAGGCAGGTTGTGAAGAAGATTTTAAGAGGCTGTGTGGTCTGTAACAAGCTGGAGGGTGTTCCAGTTCCTCCTCCTGATCTCCCCAGTGAACGAACATCAGAGGATCCTCCCTTTAGCCATACAGGCATAGATTTTGCAGGACCACTTTATGTGAAGGGTGATGATGAATCAGACAAGGCTTATGTCTGCCTGTTTACTTGTACATCCACCAGGGCTGTTCACCTTGAACTAACACCAGATCTGTCAGTTAGTTCATTTTTGTTACTATTTCGTCGATTTGTTGGTCGAAGAGGCCTACCTGTAACTCTCATCTCTGATAATGCTAAGACCTTTAAAAGATCATCTAAACACATTTTGAAGATAGCTAGATCCAATGAAGTGATCCGTTTTTTGG ACGATTCAGATGGAATTGTTGGCTGTTTGACACCTTCCCACTTACTTAATGGTAGAAGAATTGCTGCTATGTCTAACAGTGCTCATTTTGAGGTAGTCATCACTTACCAATCTTTAACCTTTAAACTTAAACATCACAGACACTTGCTCGACCAATTTCTGAAGCAGTGGAGGCGTGACTATTTACTGAATCTTCGTGAAAGTCATTCTCTTAAGGCCAAGAGTGGTGGACATGAGTTAATTCAGGTGGGTGATGTTGTTGTGTTGAAGAATGATACAAGTAAACACATCTTTTGGAGGCTGGCAGTTGTTAATGAACTATTGAAAGGTAGTGATGGCAAGGTTAGGGCTGCAGTGGTGAAATTGGGGAACCCCCGTGGAGGTCACAAGCTGCTTAGAAGAAGTGTCAAGCATCTTTTTCCAATTGAAGTTCACCACAGTGAAGTTATACAACAGCAGCAGCTAAATCAAGATAGCGATTCAAGTGACAATTCATCGAATTCTCGACCTGATAGTGAAGTTACACAACAGCAGCAGCTAAATCAAGATAGCGATTCAAGTGACACTTCATCGAATTCTCAACCTGATGTTTCCAGTATTTCTCAACCTGATGCTTCAAATGTCCGATGTTTCCAGTGTTTCTCAATCTGA
- the LOC136244112 gene encoding uncharacterized protein translates to MTALCWIRNDKVWKQYVQHRVDEIRQLSDRELWRHCPGRLNPADLPSRGTMASELIDQVLWWQGPNFLRESITNWPTIEVYDLNHEAQMEMVKNITPITLSLVSTSSTFVCQSIKELIDCKKYGGLNRLLRVTSYEIRFIKKCRKQTDSFEPFISRSEMNQSELLWIKSIQRSFFAREIQYFRSCSGPCPLLVKQFGLFLDNQEVLRCKGRLNNSSLCLLSKNPAILPHDDYFVKLLVLWAHQNVKHSGVADTLPYLRERFWILKGRQVVRRVVKSCTVCRKLEGPSYSSVTAPDLPNEQVSDQPPFTHTGVDFAGPLFISEKNVSEKVYICLFTCASTRAIHFELTPNMGVDSFLLAIRRFASRRGLPATLMSDNAKTFQSSAKELIKISRSKKISQYLTNNRITWRFIVEKAPWWGGFWERMVQRVKRCLRKTVGRTSLTYDQLQTLLIEVEAVINARPLTYVQDDVDGISYTFSPSHLYPVEVKNPTVSGE, encoded by the coding sequence ATGACTGCACTTTGTTGGATCCGTAATGACAAGGTATGGAAACAGTATGTGCAACACAGAGTTGATGAGATCCGTCAGCTTAGTGATCGAGAGTTGTGGAGACATTGTCCTGGAAGATTAAATCCGGCTGATTTGCCTTCAAGGGGCACCATGGCTTCAGAGTTGATTGACCAAGTATTGTGGTGGCAAGGACCAAACTTCCTGAGGGAATCAATTACAAACTGGCCAACCATTGAAGTGTATGACCTCAATCATGAAGCACAGATGGAGATGGTAAAGAACATAACTCCAATTACTCTTTCCTTGGTCTCCACAAGTTCAACCTTTGTGTGTCAGTCTATTAAGGAGTTGATTGATTGCAAGAAATATGGAGGCTTAAATCGATTATTGCGTGTAACCTCTTATGAGATTCGGTTCATTAAGAAGTGCAGGAAACAAACCGACTCATTTGAACCTTTCATATCTCGTAGTGAAATGAATCAATCAGAGCTATTATGGATTAAGTCTATACAACGTAGTTTTTTTGCTCGTGAAATCCAATATTTCCGTTCTTGCTCAGGTCCGTGTCCTCTACTAGTCAAGCAATTTGGGCTGTTTTTAGATAACCAGGAAGTTTTACGTTGTAAAGGCCGACTCAACAATTCGTCTCTGTGTCTACTGAGCAAGAACCCAGCCATATTACCACATGATGATTATTTTGTAAAACTGTTGGTCTTGTGGGCTCATCAGAATGTAAAGCATAGTGGTGTTGCAGACACGCTACCTTATTTACGAGAACGTTTTTGGATCCTGAAGGGACGCCAAGTCGTCAGAAGAGTTGTAAAGTCTTGCACTGTTTGCCGTAAGCTTGAAGGACCATCATACTCTTCAGTTACAGCACCAGACTTACCAAATGAACAAGTTTCAGACCAGCCACCATTTACTCACACAGGTGTTGACTTTGCTGGACCCCTTTTTATTTCAGAGAAGAATGTCAGTGAGAAAGTATACATATGTCTGTTTACTTGTGCGTCGACAAGGGCTATTCATTTTGAGCTCACCCCAAATATGGGAGTAGATTCTTTTTTATTGGCTATAAGAAGATTTGCCAGTCGACGAGGGCTGCCAGCAACGTTGATGTCTGATAATGCTAAGACCTTTCAGTCATCAGCTAAAGAACTGATTAAGATTTCTAGGTCAAAGAAGATAAGTCAATACTTGACCAATAATCGAATTACATGGAGGTTTATTGTTGAGAAGGCACCATGGTGGGGAGGATTTTGGGAGAGGATGGTACAAAGAGTGAAGAGATGTCTTAGAAAGACTGTGGGTCGTACCAGTTTAACTTATGATCAGTTACAAACCCTCCTTATTGAAGTTGAGGCAGTCATCAATGCTCGCCCCCTCACTTATGTACAGGATGATGTTGATGGAATCAGCTATACTTTTTCTCCATCCCACCTGTACCCAGTTGAAGTGAAGAACCCAACAGTGTCTGGTGAATGA
- the LOC136244113 gene encoding zinc finger BED domain-containing protein 4-like, with amino-acid sequence MAVSTRLSASNPSNAVNPSRDLGRKTSVIWEFFTVDEDSKFAICDECEAKVPRGGSTTKSYTTTNLVNHLVKRHPEIPSKYLERKTEKEPKQPMETRKRELQLLSLSKVQDRSKGWDINDQRAQRVHRKIGEMVAIDCQPISMVEDVGFSSLDDSQFKRVSAVLNAQCLTEAHTGEYIAAQVLSMLEKWEIALQRVHLVITDNSSNMAKAMRDASLPHFGCFAQSLQLAINDGLLSQKIVKDIIAICKSIVGHFHRSSVASHNLKRIQESLNIPQHKLKQNVQTRWNSTFYMLTSVL; translated from the exons ATGGCGGTAAGCACGAGGTTGAGCGCAAGTAACCCTAGCAATGCAGTAAACCCTAGCCGTGATTTGGGAAGAAAAACATCAGTTATTTGGGAATTCTTTACTGTTGATGAGGACAGCAAGTTTGCTATTTGTGATGAGTGTGAAGCGAAAGTTCCCAGAGGTGGCTCTACGACGAAGTCTTATACTACTACTAACCTTGTAAACCATTTAGTAAAAAGACACCCGGAAATCCCCTCAAAATACCTGGAAAGGAAAACGGAAAAGGAGCCAAAGCAGCCAATGGAAACAAGAAAACGGGAACTACAACTACTTTCTTTAAGCAAAGTGCAAGACCGAAGTAAGGGCTGGGATATCAACGACCAGAGGGCACAACGAGTACACCGAAAAATAGGTGAGATGGTAGCGATTGACTGCCAGCCAATTTCAATGGTAGAAGATGTGGGATTCAG CTCATTGGATGATAGCCAGTTCAAGCGAGTTTCTGCTGTTTTGAATGCCCAATGCCTTACTGAAGCCCACACTGGAGAGTACATCGCTGCTCAGGTACTCAGCATGCTGGAAAAATGGGAAATAGCATTGCAGAGGGTGCATTTAGTGATCACTGACAACTCCAGTAATATGGCTAAGGCCATGCGTGATGCTTCTCTACCACATTTTGGGTGTTTTGCCCAATCTCTTCAGTTAGCAATCAATGATGGCTTACTATCTCAGAAAATAGTGAAAGATATCATTGCAATATGCAAGAGTATAGTTGGGCATTTTCACCGCTCGTCTGTTGCTTCTCACAatttgaaaagaattcaagaaaGCCTCAATATTCCACAACATAAATTGAAGCAGAATGTCCAAACAAGATGGAATTCCACATTTTACATGTTGACATCAGTCCTATAG